From Streptomyces qinzhouensis, one genomic window encodes:
- a CDS encoding AzlC family ABC transporter permease — protein sequence MAEQTIPADRPESSPPPDPTPVPGTGPDHSRAAAAPAGPGAKPDAAVVRDALGVGIAVGLSGFAFGVTAAGSGLSLLQTCALSLLVFTGASQFALVGALAAGGNPFTAAAGAFFLGIRNAFYGLRLSQLLALPRAVRPFAAHWVIDETTAVALAQPTRRSVRLGFTVTGLTLYVLWNLTTFLGAIGAEAIGDTNAWGLDAAGPAVFLALLAPMLRTATERAAAGLAVLLGLGFLPLLPAGVPVLVAALAAPAVLWLKGRTPGGRAADVMEGVDARTAIPGGESGGESGDARNGRGEESTGDGRRPAGEER from the coding sequence ATGGCAGAACAGACCATTCCGGCCGACCGGCCGGAGAGCAGCCCACCACCCGACCCCACCCCCGTCCCGGGAACCGGCCCCGACCACAGCCGTGCGGCCGCCGCACCGGCCGGCCCCGGCGCCAAACCCGACGCGGCCGTCGTACGCGACGCCCTCGGGGTAGGGATCGCGGTCGGGCTCTCCGGCTTCGCGTTCGGCGTCACGGCCGCGGGCTCGGGCCTCAGCCTGCTCCAGACCTGTGCGCTGAGCCTGCTGGTCTTCACCGGTGCTTCGCAGTTCGCCCTGGTCGGGGCGCTGGCCGCGGGCGGCAATCCGTTCACGGCGGCCGCCGGGGCGTTCTTCCTCGGCATCCGCAACGCCTTCTACGGGCTGCGGCTGTCGCAGTTGCTCGCACTGCCCCGCGCGGTGCGGCCGTTCGCCGCCCACTGGGTCATCGACGAGACCACGGCCGTCGCGCTCGCCCAGCCGACGAGACGATCCGTACGCCTCGGTTTCACCGTGACCGGACTGACCCTCTACGTCCTGTGGAATCTGACGACCTTCCTCGGCGCGATCGGGGCCGAGGCCATCGGCGACACCAACGCCTGGGGGCTGGACGCGGCGGGACCGGCCGTCTTCCTCGCCCTGCTCGCCCCCATGCTCCGGACCGCCACCGAACGGGCCGCGGCCGGGCTCGCGGTCCTCCTCGGGCTCGGCTTTCTGCCACTGCTGCCCGCCGGGGTGCCGGTCCTGGTGGCGGCGCTCGCCGCACCCGCCGTGCTGTGGCTCAAGGGCCGCACGCCCGGGGGGCGCGCGGCGGACGTCATGGAGGGGGTGGACGCCCGTACCGCCATACCCGGCGGCGAGTCCGGCGGCGAGTCCGGCGACGCGCGCAACGGGCGCGGCGAAGAGAGCACCGGCGACGGGCGACGGCCCGCAGGGGAGGAACGATGA
- a CDS encoding AzlD domain-containing protein has translation MSVWIAIAVTAIGCYAAKLAGLLVPAEALERPLVRRLAALVPVALLAALTAQQTFSTAGSLVVDARAAGVAAAAVALLLRAPFLVVVAAAVLVTAGVRAIGG, from the coding sequence ATGAGCGTCTGGATCGCGATCGCGGTGACCGCGATCGGCTGCTACGCGGCGAAGCTGGCCGGCCTGCTGGTGCCGGCCGAGGCCCTGGAACGGCCGCTGGTGCGGCGGCTCGCGGCGCTGGTTCCCGTCGCGCTGCTGGCCGCGCTGACGGCCCAGCAGACCTTCAGCACGGCGGGTTCCCTGGTGGTCGACGCCCGGGCCGCCGGAGTCGCGGCCGCCGCCGTCGCCCTGCTGCTGCGCGCCCCCTTCCTTGTCGTGGTCGCCGCCGCCGTACTGGTCACGGCGGGCGTCCGGGCGATAGGCGGCTGA